The following proteins are encoded in a genomic region of Emys orbicularis isolate rEmyOrb1 chromosome 19, rEmyOrb1.hap1, whole genome shotgun sequence:
- the LOC135892078 gene encoding LOW QUALITY PROTEIN: inositol polyphosphate 1-phosphatase-like (The sequence of the model RefSeq protein was modified relative to this genomic sequence to represent the inferred CDS: inserted 1 base in 1 codon) — translation MWGSPAPKGLTPRRHMAGRGPXPRGGVGTIPPVIRQRPRAAAASLSPADPRSTMAALLKSLVGVSEKSARIAQLCRQEEALFQLLIEEKTGTDKNKKFVQDFKTLADVLIQEVIKHDVGKEFPELHGHIGGEESNQFENSLGETLVVQVCATQQDTASLLFTILDRNQPAAELLAAAIHQEVALQDPALDAVALAIPPERLAIWIDPIDSTNQYIRGQAHVTPIGGICPSGLCSALVLIGAYDRSSGDPVLGVINEPFFREDPLTHRWQGVYHWGISYQGTSLSSLRRPPLRPEPCVVLSSSETLAIQRALRPLYGERLRFASGAGYKMLCVILGLAEAYVLSEGSTFKWDSCAPHAILRALGGGMVDLEAALQAWRAGQRGALPELTYNQPAGGAVGAERWANRGGLVAFMHREHLEVVLATLATAAL, via the exons ATGTGGGGCAGCCCGGCCCCGAAGGGGTTAACCCCGCGGCGTCACATGGCCGGGCGGGGAC GCCCTCGCGGGGGTGTCGGGACGATCCCACCCGTGATCCGTCAGCGCCCGCGAGCGGCCGCAGCATCCCTGAGCCCGGCGG ACCCCCGCTCCACCATGGCAGCCCTGCTGAAGAGCCTGGTGGGGGTGTCGGAGAAGTCGGCCCGCATCGCCCAGCTGTGCCGCCAGGAGGAGGCGCTCTTCCAGCTGCTCATCGAGGAGAAGACGGGCACCGACAAGAACAAGAAGTTTGTGCAGGATTTCAAGACGCTGGCGGACGTGCTCATCCAGGAGGTCATAAAGCACGACGTGGGCAAGGAG TTCCCGGAGCTGCATGGCCACATCGGCGGGGAGGAGTCCAACCAGTTTGAGAACAGCCTCG GAGAGACCCTGGTGGTGCAGGTGTGTGCGACCCAGCAGGACACGGCCTCGCTGCTCTTTACAATCCTGGACCGGAACCAGCCGGCGGCCGAGCTGCTGGCAGCCGCCATCCACCAGGAGGTGGCGCTGCAGGACCCGGCGCTGGACGCAGTGGCGCTGGCAATCCCCCCGGAGAGACTAGCCATCTGGATCGACCCCATCG ACTCCACCAATCAGTACATCCGCGGCCAGGCCCACGTGACGCCCATCGGTGGCATCTGCCCGTCCGGGCTGTGCTCGGCGCTGGTGCTCATTGGGGCGTACGACCGCAGCTCGGGGGACCCGGTCCTGGGGGTCATCAACGAGCCGTTCTTCCGGGAGGACCCCCTCACCCACAG GTGGCAGGGTGTGTATCACTGGGGCATCTCGTACCAGGGCACCAGCCTGTCCTCGCTGCGCCGGCCCCCGCTGCGCCCCGAGCCCTGCGTCGTCCTGAGCAGCAGCGAGACGCTGGCGATCCAGCGGGCGCTGAGGCCGCTGTATGGAGAGCGGCTGCGCTTCGCCTCGGGCGCCGGCTACAAGATGCTATGTGTGATCCTGGGGCTGGCTGAGGCCTACGTCCTCTCAGAGGGCAGCACCTTCAAGTGGGACTCGTGTGCCCCCCATGCCATCCTGCGGGCCCTGGGCGGAGGGATGGTGGACCTGGAGGCTGCCCTGCAGGCCTGGCGTGCTGGCCAGCGGGGGGCACTGCCGGAGCTGACCTACAACCAGCCTGCGGGGGGCGCCGTGGGGGCCGAGCGCTGGGCCAACCGGGGCGGCCTGGTGGCCTTCATGCACCGTGAACACCTGGAGGTGGTGCTGGCCACTCTGGCTACTGCAGCCCTGTGA